TGCCCTTTGTGATCCCCGCAGTAGTCAAAGCCATGGCCGATCTGATAGGCACTGTATCATTGCAGAACCCGCAAACAATCATCTGGACACTCAGCGCATGGGCCTTCCTTCCCGCAAGCATGATCATGCGCGGCATCGCAATGGGCCGCGTCGCCGAGATGATCGGGGAAAAGCGCCGTCGCACTTATGCCAACGCCGAAGCCGACGATGGTTTCCAAACGGCCTGATTGCGCTCTGCCTAAGCCTGTTCGCCACCCTATGTCCCGCCGAAACCCTGCGTGTCGCAACCTATAACACAGAGCTTTCACGCAAGGGTCCGGGTCTGTTGTTGCGTGATCTAAGCCTCAATAAAGAGCCGCAATTGCTGGCAGTACTGGCCACGATCGCTGAGGCAAAGGCAGATGTGGTCGTCCTGCAAAACATCGACTACGATCTGCAAAACCTCGCGCTTGCTGCCTTGGCCGACAGGCTGGACTACCCCTTTCACTTTGCCGCCCCACCAAATGCCGGGCTGATAACCCCGCTGGATCTGGATGGCAACGGCCAATTGGGTGAGGCCGCAGATGCACAGGGGTTTGGCCGGTTCTTCGGTCAGGGCAGCATGGCGATACTGTCCAGACATCCGATCCTTGCTGATGAGGTGAAGGATTTCTCAACGCTTTTATGGCGCGACCTGCCCATGGCCCTGCTGCCAGAAGCTGATGGCAAGCCCTTCCCAAGCGTCGAGGCTCAGGCGATCCAACGGCTGTCGTCTCATGGCCATTGGGCCGTCCCGATCCAACACCCTATCTTGGGGCGCATCACCATTCTGACTTATCACGCCACGCCACCTGTCTTTGACGGGCCAGAGGATCGCAACGGCAGACGCAACCACGATGAAACCGCGTTCTGGACGCATTATCTTGATGGTGCCTTTGGCCCGGTGCCAAGTGACCGCTTCATCCTGATGGGGGATGCCAATCTAGACCCAAATGCTGGTGATGGCATGGGCCGCGCAATGATCCGCCTGCTGACCGATGCACGCCTGCAAGACCCTTTACCAATGCAGCCGACCGTCGCCTTCGGCCCAACCGGGCCAATGCGTGTGGACTATGTTCTGCCCTCCGCAGACTGGCGAGTGACGGCGGCGCAGGTCACCCCGGCAAACCCCGATGCCAGCCGCCATTCCCTCGTCTGGGTTGACCTCACGCGCTAGGTGTTCTTGACCCTTTCGCCCCATCGCGCTACGCCCCGCTAAACATATTTTCTCAAGGAGCGTCCCATGGCCAACCCATCCCTTCTTATCCTTGCCGGTGACGGCATCGGCCCCGAAGTCATGGGTCAGGTGACCCGCATCATCGACTGGTTCGGTGCCAAGCGCGATTTGCCCTTTGACGTGGAACACGACCTTGTCGGCGGTGCGGC
This DNA window, taken from Sulfitobacter pacificus, encodes the following:
- a CDS encoding endonuclease/exonuclease/phosphatase family protein — encoded protein: MALCLSLFATLCPAETLRVATYNTELSRKGPGLLLRDLSLNKEPQLLAVLATIAEAKADVVVLQNIDYDLQNLALAALADRLDYPFHFAAPPNAGLITPLDLDGNGQLGEAADAQGFGRFFGQGSMAILSRHPILADEVKDFSTLLWRDLPMALLPEADGKPFPSVEAQAIQRLSSHGHWAVPIQHPILGRITILTYHATPPVFDGPEDRNGRRNHDETAFWTHYLDGAFGPVPSDRFILMGDANLDPNAGDGMGRAMIRLLTDARLQDPLPMQPTVAFGPTGPMRVDYVLPSADWRVTAAQVTPANPDASRHSLVWVDLTR